The following proteins are co-located in the Solanum pennellii chromosome 1, SPENNV200 genome:
- the LOC114076047 gene encoding uncharacterized protein LOC114076047 isoform X1, with translation MTRIFEFVTDMTMKPDHNHPLFLSSSDAAGAVQVGIQLTGMENYTLWSRAMRLNLLTRNKLGFIDGLVQRGDFKEDSEKQDWDSCNAMVISWILNNVSKDMVSGISFCSSAHLVWTDLKERFDKVNMSRIFHLHKVIATLTHGVSPVSVYYLKLKDLWDEYDSITPLRVCGCTKSKDYTDSLLRQKLLQFLMGLNDIYSQARSQILMMNPTPSVNQC, from the exons ATGACTAG AATTTTCGAGTTTGTTACTGATATGACGATGAAACCAGATCACAATCATCCTCTGTTTTTATCTTCTTCTGATGCAGCTGGTGCTGTTCAAGTTGGAATTCAGCTCACAGGAATGGAGAATTATACGCTTTGGAGTAGAGCAATGCGTCTGAATCTGTTAACTCGAAACAAGTTGGGATTCATTGATGGACTTGTTCAACGTGGTGATTTCAAAGAGGATTCTGAGAAACAGGATTGGGATAGCTGTAATGCGATGGTGATTTCATGGATCCTGAACAATGTGAGTAAGGATATGGTGAGTGGAATCTCTTTTTGCTCAAGCGCACATCTGGTTTGGACTGATTTAAAGGAACGTTTTGACAAAGTTAATATGTCGAGAATTTTTCATCTTCATAAAGTAATTGCTACTCTTACTCACGGAGTTTCCCCTGTCTCTGTTTACTACTTGAAATTGAAAGATCTTTGGGATGAGTATGATTCAATTACTCCACTTCGTGTGTGTGGTTGTACAAAATCCAAAGATTATACTGATAGTTTGTTGAGGCAAAAATTGTTACAGTTCCTTATGGGATTGAACGACATTTACAGTCAAGCTCGTAGTCAGATTCTAATGATGAATCCTACTCCGAGTGTGAATCAGTGTTAA
- the LOC114076047 gene encoding uncharacterized protein LOC114076047 isoform X2, translating into MTMKPDHNHPLFLSSSDAAGAVQVGIQLTGMENYTLWSRAMRLNLLTRNKLGFIDGLVQRGDFKEDSEKQDWDSCNAMVISWILNNVSKDMVSGISFCSSAHLVWTDLKERFDKVNMSRIFHLHKVIATLTHGVSPVSVYYLKLKDLWDEYDSITPLRVCGCTKSKDYTDSLLRQKLLQFLMGLNDIYSQARSQILMMNPTPSVNQC; encoded by the coding sequence ATGACGATGAAACCAGATCACAATCATCCTCTGTTTTTATCTTCTTCTGATGCAGCTGGTGCTGTTCAAGTTGGAATTCAGCTCACAGGAATGGAGAATTATACGCTTTGGAGTAGAGCAATGCGTCTGAATCTGTTAACTCGAAACAAGTTGGGATTCATTGATGGACTTGTTCAACGTGGTGATTTCAAAGAGGATTCTGAGAAACAGGATTGGGATAGCTGTAATGCGATGGTGATTTCATGGATCCTGAACAATGTGAGTAAGGATATGGTGAGTGGAATCTCTTTTTGCTCAAGCGCACATCTGGTTTGGACTGATTTAAAGGAACGTTTTGACAAAGTTAATATGTCGAGAATTTTTCATCTTCATAAAGTAATTGCTACTCTTACTCACGGAGTTTCCCCTGTCTCTGTTTACTACTTGAAATTGAAAGATCTTTGGGATGAGTATGATTCAATTACTCCACTTCGTGTGTGTGGTTGTACAAAATCCAAAGATTATACTGATAGTTTGTTGAGGCAAAAATTGTTACAGTTCCTTATGGGATTGAACGACATTTACAGTCAAGCTCGTAGTCAGATTCTAATGATGAATCCTACTCCGAGTGTGAATCAGTGTTAA